TCCCAGTCTGCCTAAACTGGTGGACAAACTGGTGCCAGGAGCTACACATGGAACAATAGCAAAAATGGACACTAAGCcaacattatttattcattttttggaCAACATGGGTCTGATCAGTGAGGTTGAGTGTCACACTAAGATGCTAACAGTCAAACTTCTGGTATCTTGACAACACTAAAGTGCAGAGTAATAAAATAGCACTGCAGGCTGAAATAATCACTCGTCTGCAAGATAAGATAAGCCTGTTCTTACTTTATAGACTCTTGTATATATTCCCAAACCAGGGATGATAATATGCTCCTAATCTAACatatcattacattttaaaatatttctctttGATCATACATACCATAATGTCATCATTAACTTGAAAGTGACTTAGCAGATTGCTGTACCGTGTGTGCAAACAGTAGTAGAGCACTTCCCTATGGCTGACTTATCACAGATGTTTAAATATTAGCCCAGAGACAGAGAAATCAAAGAAACTCACTCTCTGCAGAGTACCTAATGCCACTAAAATGCAAAATTATGTACCAGTATTACATCTTAATGATGCAGGCATAAAGTTCCCCATCTCtcacatcatcataatcatcattatcatttagGGACATAGCTGAACTGCAACACAGCTGTTCTTAACTCCAGTTTGACAAATGTTCCAATAAACAAACTGCACTACGGCAGCAAAGAGTGAACAAATCCACCATTCACTTATATTAGACTATATGTCACCTACAACAGATATAGAGAATAATGCTACTAATGTCAGTACcattcaaataaaagaaaaacagaacaatacGGGTATTAATTCTTAAATGATTCAAAGTCACAGCCTCTTtgtaacaaaaaataaaacaaaccccAGCCAAAGTCATTATCCGCTATCAATTCATAACCTGTTATGCCGGTTAACGTGAAACTTAAGACAATGTCAGACTTTGGTTCaccataaaaacaacagtaaaacacaaaactatTACAAATATTCTTACATGATCTGTTAAAGAATCAGAAGTAAAAAGTGGTTCTGGGAGCGAATCAGCAGAATGAACTGAGATACTTGAGAAGGGTCGAGTTTTCACCTCGACCCTCCCTGCTTCCTCACCttgctcttcctcttcttgtccCCTCCAAAGAACTTTCCAATCTGATCCAGGAGGCCGGGGTTCTTCTTCCTCCGGCCCAGTCCGAAGGCGGCTTGTGCAGAGCTGCTTGCAGATGCCATGGTAGTAGTAGTTTGGTAGTATATATTCGTATTTGTCAAATGTGGGGTTCTTGTCTCTCTTAAATAAGAGAGTGAAggacagaggagggaaaagagaaaagagaggagagggagggaaaaaaaaaagctagccTAGTCTAGGTCCTGTTCGGGGCTGTCCGACCCACACTCTGAAGCCGCTCCGCTGTGCTCCTGGATGGTCTGCAACTCGTCCGATTCAGAGGGTCGGTCTTTGAAGGTGTTGTCCTCTCGGCCCGGGGCATCTCGGGAGAAGAGGCGGACCAGGTGGGGGCGTGGTGTGGCGGCGTCAGGGTCAGCTGTGCTGGCAGAGGTCCAGGGTTGGCGGGGGCCCTCAGCGCCCGTGGAGTCAGTCACCACCGGCTTCTCCGAGACGCAGCCATTGTTCTGGTTCGCATCTGCCTCACCCAGGCCTGCGCAGAAACAACAAGGGTCATCTATGGGCTTGGGCCTGCATGGCACACAACAAACCACAGCAGCACAATGGGCTCTTTTGACGAGACTGTGCCCTTCCTGCTGCAGCAGAGACCAGCAGAGCtaacatttcacatttgaaCTGGAATGAACCTTACCCTATGAACGGGAAAAGGTGGAAATGTGAGACTAAAGGCACAAGCAATGGAAGATTGTTCACTGAACTCCTAAGCATCATGTCATCTCTGAGGTCACCTTCACTTTCACCATCTTGGGTGCAGACATTTGTGAAGCAAAACAATGCTGTAGCAGGTGAATCCCTGCTAAATCTGACTGGAACACAATGCATTAGAGTGCTCTACCTTGATGTATCACATTATTACAATCACAGGCAGGttcaaacattttacacaagtAATTTCTGCAAGAACTAATcttaaaattaacaaaaatatgcaTGCAGTACCATTGTAACAGTCAACCATGCACAGTGTATTAAATCCAATCTCCCTACAATCTcatggtttatttttcagttCAATTATGATAAGACAAAAGTCACATGTTCCAGCATATTACTTCCAATGAGATGGAAGTACAGCTGTTCCCCTAGCATCCACTTTGACAGCTATCCATTAAGCTAGCCAGCTCCCACAGCAGAGGACATCCAGTGCATTCCTGCCTGCAAAACaatatacacactgtactggCAGAAATGGTGTAGCACTACACCAGAGAATCTGCATGCTAATATTGGCCGAAACAGTGGCCCGTTGTCAGAGCTGCATAGTTATTACAGAGAAACAAAGGGCCCAGTGTCACTAAAATAACTCCTATAAGTATGGATTTTCAACCCAATGCACGGTGATACTTATCTGATTTGGGACCCGAGAGCTACGAGGCTGCTGTCTCTGCGTGCAGGGCAAGTGCTGCTTCTATgtagaaatgtgcaatatgATTTGTTGCAGTTGTAGATGGAATTACTTATAAAACAATGCATCTATGGCAGTAAAATCAGCATAATAATCTCTCATCATTTGGTCTACTGGGCTCTTGAGCTTGTTTCCCTTCTGGCAGATTAGCAAGTCATGTATCAAATTTGAATTTAGATGAGGAGTAGATACAAATATGGCTGAATTCATTAAGAAATACAAACTTTCCTTCTTTGACGGGGGCAGCCTTGAGGAACCACTAATAGTACATTATACACACACCACTGCTACTAAACGGCTACTAAAGCTTTGTCAGAGCCATAATGACGGAAAAATGTACAacttggttgtttttttatcttgctgTTTGTTCAGAGGCGAGACTGAGGGATGATGATAGATACTTGACGTCCACCAGAGTCATTACGTTTtcagggagagacagagagagaatcagaATTTTTTCAAATGCACATTCAAAACTATTATTGTGAGGAATGtcagaaaaaagacacagatataatgtaaatgttgaCATTGGACTGGACAAAATCTCGGTTGCAGCTCTCCAGCAAAACTCTAATATGCCAGAACACCAAAAATCATTCATGAAAGGCATTAGAAGCCTGTCTGCCAACACTGTCTGTAGTAAGACATGACTCTAAAAAGgccttaataaaaaaaagatctaattatttctttctcttgcaACCAGGGCTGTTTTTTCAGCACTTCCATAACATCGCTCCTCAGACGGCTGCGGCAGCCTGGCCACACACACTGCAGCGTTGTATAAAGTACTTAGTGAAAGTTGTCTCTCCCAGTGTGTCTGATTCTCTCATGATTAAATTCTTGTCAAGGCGAAAAAGCCTCCAAGAAAAAGGCCCTGATTTTAGAGGCCTCTTTGAGATACAAAAACTCCTTATTGTGTTATCAATTGCATTAAGGCAGATAAGACATCCTATTATGAAACTTTGAGTAGGTTCTTAGatatagattttatttgtaaGTCTTTCAAATTACTCTGATggcaaaaattaaacaaattgaTGCATATTATGTATTGAGTTCAGCCCATTTGTGTCATTTATGTCAGACATACTGGCTTTAAGTAAGTGAGTGTTGATGCTGAGCCAAAATGATATAATTAATTCAACAAATTGGTTTAACCCTATTTAGCACTGCATTAGAGAGCTATGCAACCTGAGATGATAATAGATTTATGTACCTCTGCAGTGAAAGGTGTGGATGGCCTCCACTGGGCtttgaaaacacaacagtatCTCCATGATTCGTTACCTTTTGACAAGAGTTTGAGCACTCTGTTGCAGTTGGCCTGAAAACTTTTTTCAGTGGTTAAAACAAACCCTCCAAAACATAAGACTTACTGttatgttttaaagtttcaCCCAGGGGTTCGTTAGCAGACAGCACGACCTGCCAGCCACTGGAGGAAAAGCTGGCTTGTGATCTCAGCAGCCAATAGTGAGGCTCATTAGAGAGTCACTCTACATATGTTTTATGGATCTGGGACAATTCTAAAGGGATCACAGCAAAATAAGCAAGTCGGTTCAGCTCATTGCTTTGAGTTGTGACTGTGTACATGGAGCTATACGCTCCCCCACAGTGGTACAGCCTCATAAAATTGTGGCAGTGCTTTCTAACTAATTTATAATTTGCTTACAATAAtgtaactctttttttttttaccttacagtaaatattttatattacgATGTTGTTCCCTCTCAGGAGAGCCTATGTGGTTGTTATTTTACTGCAAAGAGTAGAAGAAATAAGAGCgctgctgtctttctgtcccAAGTGGCCTGCCTATGAGTCCTCTGAAATCATTTCACCACtagaatatcaataaaatacaaattacaaAGAGGAAAACATCCCTGACACAGCTGAACTTTAATAGTCCACCATAGTCCATAAATACTCTAACAAACACTGACTGCATGTTCACAGTGTTTGGCCATAAAAAGGTGATGTGCTGATGAGTAACTGATTAATCAGCTGACTGCCTGTGTGCtcttattaaagctgcattaagtcAAGGTTTTAGTCTGCCAACACACAAACTGACCAGAATACATTTGTGGGGGATTGACAGGATTGTTGATCAATGCTGATGACTCAGTGATTACTGAAGCAGGTGCTGACATTTCTGCCTAATCAGAACTCACTCTCCAACCCCATActcttttgtggaaaaacaaaagtcCCCTCCCCCACCTGTTTTCAACCGCCTAATGATGAAGGGTGGTGAATGACTGACTCTGTCCAAAAGCTAcagaatgttgttttcatgtctCAAATACGATGCTTTAATGATAAAGCAGTATTATTCTTCTTCCTGCGTTTATCATGGTGTTATTTATCTTTTAGAGATTTTATTGGATCTCTGCTTAGATTAGATAGTTTACTCATCTGTATGGTGAAGATTAGACTGTTATTTGTGTCCGTTACCACCCACCATACCCTGTATCAGATAGCCATCAATGTTGTTGATATGAAATGGTTGCCATTAAACGTCCATTAAATACAAATAGACTAGGTGATGATCCTTTAGTTGCTGTTTGTGATTgtgatcagctgttttcattttttattgtattataaaCTGTCTGCAAACCAACACTTTTATGAAAATATACAGTTATTAAATCGAATAAATCAGTGTctgtaaaaaatataacaaataggAGCCAAAAGTATATTTGTGAAAGATATTTCAGTTGCTGTAGTTTAATTTAGTAGTTAGTAGTAATTTAAGCTAAATGTGCAAAATATGATAGAAACAAGTGAACAACAACTATTCTAGTAAGTAAGTTTGCTGTCCCCCATAACTCAAATGtatattcatttttcatgtgcATGCTTTATGTAGAGAGGCATGAAATTGGGCAAGTATCCTACTGTATGACTTGTAGCAATACGGCAGCTCATAGAAGTGCAATTAATGCAGTACGACAAGCCAAGCATGCTGGATAATTAAGGTGGCAGGACGAGATATTctggttggtttgtttgttggagGTCTTTTTGCTTCATGGATATCCATGTATCCTGTCTCACTTTCCCAAATGAAAAGCTCACTGAGCTGCCTTTTCCACCCACACAGACAGTTTACTCTAATGTTTCTTGTTATAACCATTTCTTTTGTATAGTCTCCACTAATCAATCCAACTCAGACAGTTCTAAGGGAGAGCTTTTGTGGCCACCTTGTTTCTGTGGCTGTGTCACTGACAACTGTGTGACAGCCTGCGCTCCTCAGTATGCTGACTTTTTAATTAGGCCTGAGCTCAAGAAATTACAATCAATCACACGCTGACTTGTTTTCTCCACAATTCAATCTTCCCTTTAGTTTAATAACAACTGCCACGTCCCTTAAGTTCACTAAAAACTGCCAGTCAGACAATCAATCAGAACGTAGCAAAGTTTAATAACACCCTCAGCACACCTAACCAATTTttccaaggagggttgaatcaagGGTAATTGAACTTGGTTGAAGATACTTGAAGACGTTTCGCCTCTCATCCAAGgagcttcttcagttctaacgGACAGGTGGGCAGTCCCAGGTATTTAAACTCTGTGGGGtcgttatcaaggtcattgatactACTTCAGGTATCTTCAACCAAGTCCAATTGCCCTCGATacaaccctccttggataaccatgacgTGGATGACTGGGACTTTTCACAGGCACTACcaatttttcattaattgcaaTTGTCTGTGC
The sequence above is drawn from the Thunnus maccoyii chromosome 10, fThuMac1.1, whole genome shotgun sequence genome and encodes:
- the LOC121905341 gene encoding myelin basic protein-like produces the protein MGQHLGKRELPTDSKASSPEPEAEQRTATAAEPESQDEVFGLGEADANQNNGCVSEKPVVTDSTGAEGPRQPWTSASTADPDAATPRPHLVRLFSRDAPGREDNTFKDRPSESDELQTIQEHSGAASECGSDSPEQDLD